The sequence ATCGGCtggatagatagatagatagaatcaGTTGCATACTTGAATATGTTGGCTTCTAGTTACAACATCGTGACGTCGTTGGATCACAGAAATACATAGTTGTatcaaatgtttgtttgtctctGATAGTTAGTGTTTAAACTGGTATAAACATTATTCAAGGCTGTCCAAAGACCATTGACATGGACAAACGAATGCTTTCTTATTTGACGACAATCAGAGCCGACTTTTTAGGTTACCTTTACTACACTGTGCTACAGTGGCCGCCAAAGTGACCCTAAGGGGTCAGAAACAGTAGTTAAGTACgtatttgaaacaaattaacCATCCGAACAGTACACGTTATCAGATGCGCATTGtcttaataattttagtatttgcAAATACAAAATCCGAAGCCGAATATCGTGTAATATCTTAGTCATTGTCATTTTTACTACTTTAAAATGTAGTTGACGTAGTGGTGTACTCGGATATACGAAAAaagaatgtattattatttattaaattgttatagtatcccaccaaaaacattctgtaaaaaactaGCCAAATTTCGATAAAACTGcttgtttatgtataaaaagtaatgaaatctATATAGATTCGTGCCAAGTCTCACAGcactaaataataaagatttgaCTGATTGACTAACTGATAATTAATCATCGCAAAGTTTAAATTTTAGAAGTTAGTAACAAGACATTTAGACAAGGGGTGCCGTTTATGGTGTAAGCAAAGGAAAATCACGTGAAGGGTTTAAAATAGACCATGAATGTAAGAATAGTGATTTGGTCTTTCAAAGTTAGGATAGTGGAACAGTATGCGAGTCttcaaatagaaatatttataaatatgagttTTCAGATAATATTTAGCTAGCGGGCAGAAAAATTGCTTAGccaatataaagattttaaaatatgttataccaTGGTACTCTTTGGCAATAGCTGAGTATGCGTTAACCTAATTGCATACGAAAAACATCGATTGCATCAGCCAACCCTATGGTTGGCCTAATGGTAAGCCTATGGTTTTCATTTGTTATTAAACAATTCGATACAATTACATCAAACTATAACAAATTGCAAGATGTGGTGTTCGCGAACTCGGAATAGTCACGTACTAGAGTGTAATGTGTTACGATGtacttttatcataatatatcacAGACAACGCGTGATTACACGTGACATAACTGAGTGATTTGATTTGTTAGAAAGTAAATCAAGATCAAGGTCTAGGGACTGGcgtggcgcccatagccagttgcgctcaccgatcggtaaacgatctgtgggttaagcaaccattggcgcggtcattccatagatgggtgactgcatagtggtatttgaactgggcgtcttagtgcttcggagggcacgttaaaagtcggtcccggttgttatctactacgatgacagtcgttaagccatgtcaaaggccctcgggcggcttgaacaaatttgacactaggttgaccactaaccatacgataagaagaagaagtacaGTTTACTGATAGATTTgagaaataaaacgaaaaataataattgaaatgctgtttattctgtttttatCCCGTCAAGAAATCTTGTTGTTCAGTTCAGTATCCACAGCCGCAAGCGCACTGTCCAGCGATGGACACGGCGCCACAAGCCGGCACAGCTCCTTCGAATCTCACAGCGCCCAAGATAGGCACCTGACCGATGACGGCGGTGTTACCGGCGACTGGCAGCTCACCGGCGACCGCCACGTTACCTTCACCGGCGCCGCCGTACGCACTCGCACCTGAAGCTGCATACCCAACACCAGCAGCGCTACCATACGCGCCGAGTCCAGCTAAGCCTCCTGATGCGGCGAGTCCACCGTAACCAAGAGCGGCTCCACCGCAGCCGAGAGCAGGAGCGATGCCAGCGAAGGGAGCGGCGACACGCGCGCCGTAGCCGCATCCACCGCACTGACTGAACACGGTCTGGAGAAACGACAAAATTAGAGAAGGATCTGAGAATCTGGAGAAGTTGGAAATATTGCAGATTTGTCTTATTAAAACTTAAGTGGAACAGCACTTGAATTTTCGCCGCTCTCTTAAGTGCAGAGAAGAAGGTTTACTCACTTGTACCAAGCAAGCTTGGACGCAGAGGAACACAACAGCGAGGGTATTCATGTTTGATGTTTGTTCAACGAGGAGCTGAAGACTGAATGATTTCAAAGCTCTTCAATGCGTCTTATATACTGCAAAAGCTTCTTGGTATCACGTCTATTTCTGGCCTATCTATTTCGTGCGTAGTTCTTTGTTCGAGGGCCCTTACGACACTTGTGAAAACCtcgcatattttatatttgtaggtaaattttgtaataactgataaacatttgaaaaatacatttcgAAAATTGCTGCAACGCAAAAAGATAACGACagtttttcaatataaatagaaCGTGGATTCTTGGAAATTGCATGGTCAAGTTTGATTTCACACAACTAAGTCAAATCAAGACAAAATGGCAGCAAAAGCTATCCTCGTGTTCTGCGCTCAAGCGCTTCTGGTACAGGTGAGTGATTCattgatacattatttatttaatattattatgaggaaCGTATGACACTTGAAGTGACTCTCGCTGTTGACATCGAC is a genomic window of Anticarsia gemmatalis isolate Benzon Research Colony breed Stoneville strain chromosome 27, ilAntGemm2 primary, whole genome shotgun sequence containing:
- the LOC142984394 gene encoding chorion class A protein Ld19-like; this translates as MNTLAVVFLCVQACLVQTVFSQCGGCGYGARVAAPFAGIAPALGCGGAALGYGGLAASGGLAGLGAYGSAAGVGYAASGASAYGGAGEGNVAVAGELPVAGNTAVIGQVPILGAVRFEGAVPACGAVSIAGQCACGCGY